One stretch of Gopherus flavomarginatus isolate rGopFla2 chromosome 2, rGopFla2.mat.asm, whole genome shotgun sequence DNA includes these proteins:
- the SLC25A37 gene encoding mitoferrin-1 isoform X3 — MQSLQPDPKAQYGSVYGALKKIIHTEGFWRPLRGINVTMLGAGPAHAMYFACYEKMKRTLSDIIHHGGNSHLANGIAGSMATLLHDAVMNPAEVVKQRMQMYNSPYKTVLECIRTVHRTEGLGAFYRSYTTQLTMNVPFQAIHFITYEFMQEQINPRREYNPRSHILSGAIAGAVAAAATTPLDVCKTLLNTQENMALSSVNISGHLSGMANAFRTVYQLGGIPGYFRGVQARVIYQMPSTAIAWSVYEFFKYFLTKHKLEKRAPY, encoded by the exons ATGCAGAGTTTGCAGCCAGATCCCAAAGCCCAGTATGGGAGTGTGTATGGGGCCCTGAAGAAGATTATTCACACTGAAGGCTTCTGGAGGCCTTTACGAGGAATTAACGTCACCAtgctgggggctggccctgcccaTGCAATGTATTTTGCCTGCTATGAAAAAATGAAAAGGACTTTAAGTGACATTATTCACCATGGAGGAAATAGCCACCTGGCCAATG GGATAGCTGGGAGCATGGCCACATTGCTCCATGATGCAGTAATGAATCCAGCTGAAG TGGTGAAGCAGCGGATGCAGATGTACAACTCCCCCTACAAAACAGTCCTGGAGTGCATACGGACAGTGCATCGGACTGAAGGACTGGGTGCCTTCTACCGGAGTTATACCACGCAGCTCACCATGAACGTCCCCTTCCAAGCCATTCACTTCATCACATATGAGTTCATGCAGGAGCAAATCAACCCACGCCGGGAATACAACCCCCGCTCGCACATCCTCTCTGGTGCCATCGCGGGAGCTGTGGCTGCCGCTGCCACCACACCCCTTGATGTCTGCAAGACGTTGCTCAACACTCAGGAAAACATGGCCTTGAGTTCGGTGAACATCAGTGGGCATCTCTCAGGAATGGCCAATGCTTTCAGGACAGTTTATCAGCTGGGTGGTATCCCCGGGTATTTCCGAGGGGTGCAGGCTCGTGTCATTTACCAGATGCCTTCGACTGCCATCGCGTGGTCAGTGTATGAATTCTTTAAGTACTTCCTTACGAAGCACAAGCTGGAAAAAAGAGCTCCTTATTGA
- the SLC25A37 gene encoding mitoferrin-1 isoform X2 codes for MSAVLTRMQSLQPDPKAQYGSVYGALKKIIHTEGFWRPLRGINVTMLGAGPAHAMYFACYEKMKRTLSDIIHHGGNSHLANGIAGSMATLLHDAVMNPAEVVKQRMQMYNSPYKTVLECIRTVHRTEGLGAFYRSYTTQLTMNVPFQAIHFITYEFMQEQINPRREYNPRSHILSGAIAGAVAAAATTPLDVCKTLLNTQENMALSSVNISGHLSGMANAFRTVYQLGGIPGYFRGVQARVIYQMPSTAIAWSVYEFFKYFLTKHKLEKRAPY; via the exons ATGTCTGCAGTATTG ACCCGAATGCAGAGTTTGCAGCCAGATCCCAAAGCCCAGTATGGGAGTGTGTATGGGGCCCTGAAGAAGATTATTCACACTGAAGGCTTCTGGAGGCCTTTACGAGGAATTAACGTCACCAtgctgggggctggccctgcccaTGCAATGTATTTTGCCTGCTATGAAAAAATGAAAAGGACTTTAAGTGACATTATTCACCATGGAGGAAATAGCCACCTGGCCAATG GGATAGCTGGGAGCATGGCCACATTGCTCCATGATGCAGTAATGAATCCAGCTGAAG TGGTGAAGCAGCGGATGCAGATGTACAACTCCCCCTACAAAACAGTCCTGGAGTGCATACGGACAGTGCATCGGACTGAAGGACTGGGTGCCTTCTACCGGAGTTATACCACGCAGCTCACCATGAACGTCCCCTTCCAAGCCATTCACTTCATCACATATGAGTTCATGCAGGAGCAAATCAACCCACGCCGGGAATACAACCCCCGCTCGCACATCCTCTCTGGTGCCATCGCGGGAGCTGTGGCTGCCGCTGCCACCACACCCCTTGATGTCTGCAAGACGTTGCTCAACACTCAGGAAAACATGGCCTTGAGTTCGGTGAACATCAGTGGGCATCTCTCAGGAATGGCCAATGCTTTCAGGACAGTTTATCAGCTGGGTGGTATCCCCGGGTATTTCCGAGGGGTGCAGGCTCGTGTCATTTACCAGATGCCTTCGACTGCCATCGCGTGGTCAGTGTATGAATTCTTTAAGTACTTCCTTACGAAGCACAAGCTGGAAAAAAGAGCTCCTTATTGA